In one window of Mercurialis annua linkage group LG4, ddMerAnnu1.2, whole genome shotgun sequence DNA:
- the LOC126676357 gene encoding AT-hook motif nuclear-localized protein 26-like, giving the protein MDPVTAHGHSLPPPFHTRDFQLHHHHQQQQQQQQQQFSHHHHHQQQQQHNSEDEQSGSSSGAGLNKSQKRERDDGSNNSEGKELMINSSGGEITRRPRGRPAGSKNKPKPPIIITRDSANALRTHLMEVADGCDIVESVATFARRRQRGVSIMSGTGTVTNVTLRQPASPGAVVTLHGRFEILSLAGSFLPPPAPPAATGLTIYLAGGQGQVVGGSVVGTLIASGPVVIMAASFSNAAYERLPLEEEEGQMPMQGGGIGSPGAVGQQQQQQQAAGLGEANAQMFQGLNPNLLNSIQLPAEAYWATGRPPY; this is encoded by the coding sequence ATGGACCCCGTAACGGCTCATGGCCATTCTCTTCCGCCGCCGTTCCACACGAGAGATTTTCAGTTACACCACCACCaccagcagcagcagcaacagCAACAGCAGCAATTCTCTCACCATCATCACCACCAACAGCAGCAGCAACATAACTCCGAAGACGAACAAAGTGGCAGCAGTAGCGGCGCTGGTCTCAACAAGTCGCAGAAGCGCGAGCGTGACGACGGAAGTAATAACAGTGAAGGCAAAGAGTTGATGATTAATTCTTCCGGTGGAGAGATCACGAGAAGACCTAGAGGAAGACCAGCTGGATCCAAGAATAAACCTAAACCGCCCATCATCATCACTCGCGACAGCGCCAACGCGCTACGAACTCATCTTATGGAGGTGGCCGACGGTTGCGATATAGTTGAGAGCGTAGCTACATTTGCTCGGAGGAGACAGAGAGGAGTTTCTATTATGAGCGGTACTGGAACTGTAACTAATGTAACGTTAAGACAACCAGCTTCTCCGGGAGCTGTGGTTACTTTACATGGTAGGTTTGAGATTTTATCATTAGCTGGATCGTTTTTACCACCACCTGCTCCGCCTGCTGCGACGGGGTTGACTATATATTTAGCTGGTGGACAAGGGCAAGTTGTCGGCGGAAGTGTTGTCGGTACGCTTATTGCTTCGGGTCCTGTTGTGATTATGGCTGCTTCTTTCAGCAACGCAGCTTATGAGAGGCTTCCTTTAGAAGAGGAGGAGGGGCAGATGCCGATGCAAGGTGGCGGAATTGGATCGCCGGGAGCAGTGGGGCAGCAACAACAGCAGCAACAGGCGGCGGGTTTAGGAGAAGCAAATGCTCAGATGTTTCAAGGGTTGAACCCTAATTTACTCAATTCTATTCAGTTACCAGCTGAGGCTTATTGGGCAACTGGTCGTCCTCCTTATTAA